Proteins encoded in a region of the Oryctolagus cuniculus chromosome 10, mOryCun1.1, whole genome shotgun sequence genome:
- the MOBP gene encoding myelin-associated oligodendrocyte basic protein, producing MERAPVQRRRGFAAWRTGALARLQCTADEMSQKTGKEGPRLSKNQRFSEHFSIRCCPPFTFLNSKTEIVDRKYSICKSGCFYQKKEEDWICCACQRTSTSRRATSPQRPKLQPAAPPAVVRAPAKPRSPPRSERQPRPRPEVRPPPAKQRPPQKAKAKQQPRSSPVRGPGASRGGSPNKASRFW from the exons ATGGAGAGAGCTCCAGTGCAGAGGAGAAGAGGTTTCGCAGCATGGAGAACAGGAGCGCTAGCCAGACTGCAGTGCACTGCTGA TGAGATGAGTCAGAAGACGGGTAAGGAGGGTCCCAGACTCTCCAAGAACCAGAGGTTCTCGGAGCACTTCAGCATACGCTGCTGCCCGCCCTTCACCTTCCTCAACTCCAAGACGGAAATTGTGGATCGCAAGTACAGCATCTGCAAGAGTGGCTGCTTCTaccagaagaaggaggaggactGGATCTGCTGCGCTTGCCAGAGGACCAG CACCAGCCGCCGTGCAACGTCCCCTCAGAGGCCCAAGCTCCAGCCAGCTGCGCCCCCCGCGGTGGTCAGAGCGCCCGCCAAGCCACGGTCCCCTCCGAGGTCTGAGCGTCAGCCGCGTCCCCGCCCAGAGGTCCGACCACCGCCCGCCAAGCAGCGGCCCCCTCAGAAGGCCAAGGCCAAGCAACAGCCGCGCAGCAGCCCCGTCAGAGGGCCAGGCGCCAGCCGTGGGGGGTCCCCCAACAAAGCTTCTAGGTTCTGGTAA